Genomic window (Acidobacteriota bacterium):
ACCAGCCTTAATGGCTGCCAGCAGGTCAACCACCAGATCCACGGCCTGGGGTTGCCCGATGACCTGTTGACTGAACCAGGAGTGAACGCTCTCTAAATCCAGCGGAATTGATTCGTCCAGCAAAAAGAGCGGCAGACCCGTTTCACGTGAAAACGTCTGGGTGACCTCCGTCGTGGTGAGGGTCGAACCTTCAACCGCATCCTGGATCAAATTCTTCAAAAAACGGAGCGGGCGCCCAGGGTAGGCCGAATACGTCGCATATCGGCGATGCAGCCGATCAAGAGTCTCAATCCCCAGGTCGTCAAGCACCACTTCGCGACCCGGGACCAAATCCGAAGCCACCCGGCGCAGGATTTTTTGACCAACCTCAAGGGATGGCTCTGAAATGTCAATTCGATGAAACACCTGAAGCAAATGCGGATCTTCGCGTTCGATCACAGTAATTTGCTCCGGAGTGCATTCCGCCACCACAAGCATATCACCCCGAGCGAGATACGAGCGGAAGAAACTGGCAATTCCCTGTTCGTTGCTGACGGATTTTCCGACCTCCATGAGTTCAACCAGGTTTCCCAAATGAAGCAGTGCTTTGGTGTGTGTAGCTTCTCTCCAGACATCAAGACAGCGCTCCTGCCACATCCCAAACCCGGTCATCCCAGCTACGAGCCTGGAGCCCGAAGTTGCCCAAAACGGAGTATGTCCAAGATTATATTTATTTCGAGTGCGAACCAGTTCGTGAAAAATGGCTGTCTTTCCTGTACCCGAGGCCCCAACCAGGAGGACACTGCGTTGAACACGTCCAGTTAATGCGGCGGCAAGCGATTCAACCAGCTCATCCACCTCGTAGGCAACCGAAAGAAAACCACTGTTGAGGTTGGTTGCGACCTGCTCAAGGACAGATTTCTTTTTTTCAGGATCGTCGTCCTTTTTGGACATCACCTGCTTTGGACGCAGTAACGTGATTTGTTGAGTCAGGTAACAGGTCTGGATTTCTTCAGCCTGCTGCAGAAGCAATAATTTATACAACGAGAGGTTAGATTCCGTTCGCAAAATATGCTGACGAATCTGTTTGAGGACTTCTTCGTTTAAATCTCCGGTTCCGCTGACAATGACCATCTCTTCAAGTTCTGGTAAATAAGCCAGTTGCGCGTCACCGTGCTGCCAGGTTACGCCAGAAAATTCCAGGTTGATCGGCTCCCGCCAAAACACGCCTTTTGGTGGATTCAGGTCGAGATTCCATTGACGCAATTCAATTGGATCGGAGAGCTGGCGCCGATGAACCGTTCCCAGTGGCAAATTTTCCAACACCTGAGCGATGTTTGCCGACAATGCGCCGTGGGCTTTTACAGGCTGATTTGTCAGGCACGAAAATTCTGGAAACAACAGCGCTTTCGAGAGATAGGTGTCATCGCCGAGCTTGAGAATAATTCCGAAAAATTTCCAGTCGAGGGTTGGCATGGTTTTAGGGTTCAGGGTTTGGGGTTTGAAAACCAGGGTTCAGGGTTCAGGGTTCAGGGTTCAGGGAAAAGACAAAAAAGATCAAAAGGACATAAAGGACTCAGGGTTCAGGGTTCAGGGTTCAGGGTTTTCGAAACCAGGAGGCCCTAAAATTTTGTTTTTGCCACCAGTGACCTTGACCGTGCGATACGCTTTCTCAGGATCAAAACTCCAAAACAACAAACCCAAAAATCTTTAAACCCCGAACCCCGAACCCTGGTTTTCAAACCCTGAACCCTGAACCCCGAACCCTGGTTTTCAAACCCTGAACCCTGAACCCTGCTTTCGGTTTATTTGCCTTTTAAGCGACGAAAAAGAGCCAGAGCACCCTGAGAGACCATGTAGCTCATAAAAATCGCTTAAATCGGCAATAAACGCGATTAACGGTCATTTCGCGAGCGGGATCGCTTCCCTGGTTGAGCCAGGATTTCATCTGCGAAGAATTTTGCCGCATTGCTGAGCAAAGTTTCACGCCGGGTGGTTGGGTCATACTTGTCAATTTGCCTGAGCAGAGTTCGTTTATCGGATTTTTCCAGAACTTCGCGCGCCCGTCGGCACCACTGCTCCTGATCCTCGGTGGAAAGGCGCTCCAGGACCTGATAAGCGGTTTCCTTGGCGGTTTCCTCCTTGGTCAGGACCGCAACCGGCGCGGGTTCGTCAAAGGGCAGCAGGCTGGATTTGCCCGATGAGGTTGGTTTCCCTGATTTCCCACCGGTTGTGATGGCAAGTTCGATGTACTGGCTGATGCCGGCCAGGTTTTGGACTTCAAAACCGGTTTTTTGGGCAGCAGTTTGAGCAAATTCGACCACGCGTTTGCCGTCGTCCACCGACAGGTTGTATTTGCTGATCCACCCCGACGCCAGCGAGATTTCCTTTGCGGTCGGTTTGCGTTTGAGGTCAAAAATTTTCAGGAAGTGTTTGACGAAGCGCTCGGGTTCGGCCAGCGTCAGATGCCGCTCCGCCGTGAATTCCGGCACGTCCAGTCCGGCATTGCCCACCAGCAACCCGGCCTGGCTGCCGAATAATTCGAGATCGTCGAGGTTGATCGTGATTTCGGAAGCTTCAGGTTGGGCTTGAAGGCGCTTTTTGCGGGCGATGAGCTTGTAGTCAGCCTCGTCGGCCTCGATCAGTTGCACCGAAAGCACGCCGTCCTGGATCGGAAGCCCTTCGAGTTCGCTGATCACGTTTTTGAGGGCCGTCACTCGAAGCGAAAGTTTCTGGTAGCGTTCTGACAACACGCCCATTTCCTCGAACAGCTCTTTGGTTCGGCGCTCGTACTGGTCAATTCGAAACAGCTTGGGTTCGATGAGTTTGTAGACCAGTTGCGAAATGCCACTGCGAAACCCCAGCAGCACTTTGGCCCGCGTCGGGAGCGAGTAATTCAGCCTGAGATTCATTTCGATTCGTTCGTCAAACACGACCCGGACGGTCTCGCGAACATTTTTTCCTTCGCCCCGGCTGATGAACTCCAAGGTTGATAAAATATTGAAAAGACTGATCTTAGACAGTGTATTGCGCTGATTTTTGTCGTAAAACGAGTTTTCCCAGGTGATGTTGACCTTCTTGAGCCGGGCGAGGGATTCGCGAATGGCCTTGCGCGAATTTGACCCGTAGGGCTTGCCCAGCACCTTGAGCAACTGGCGGATGGCAAAGGTCAAAACCCTGGGCTTGCCCTGCGACTCCCACAGGTAAATCAACCCGTACAGGGTTTTCTGGTCCTCGGTCGTGAGATTGCCAAGCACTTTGTCGGCGCTGAGTTCGACCCGGGCCACAAGCTGGCTGCCATTTGGGACTGAAATTTGTTTGACCAGCGTGCGGTCGTCGAGGACGGGAGTTCCCTTGGAAAGCTGCCAGATTGAGGGCCAGCGTTCGAGGTTGAGTTCCGAACGAATCAACGTTTCATTGGTCAGGTTTTGTTTTTTGGTGTTTTTGGGGTCTTCAAACAAGACCTCCTGGATTGAGTCCGTCATCAACCGATTCCTCCTCCGAAAGACCCAACCGGGGTCTGCGCTGCCCGAAACGAAAAATGTGTTGTGTGGAATGACCCGGCTATTGAACCACCATGGGTTTTGTTGAATCAAGCCAGGATAAGAACTTGTTTCGGAAATAAAAACAAAAAAAGAAAAAGAAAAAAGAATAAAAACACACACACACTAACACACACAAAAGCGCTTCGCGCGCGTGCTCGCGCGCATGCGCGTTGTGTGTGTTTATAGTCTTTAAAATA
Coding sequences:
- a CDS encoding replication initiator protein A, with translation MTDSIQEVLFEDPKNTKKQNLTNETLIRSELNLERWPSIWQLSKGTPVLDDRTLVKQISVPNGSQLVARVELSADKVLGNLTTEDQKTLYGLIYLWESQGKPRVLTFAIRQLLKVLGKPYGSNSRKAIRESLARLKKVNITWENSFYDKNQRNTLSKISLFNILSTLEFISRGEGKNVRETVRVVFDERIEMNLRLNYSLPTRAKVLLGFRSGISQLVYKLIEPKLFRIDQYERRTKELFEEMGVLSERYQKLSLRVTALKNVISELEGLPIQDGVLSVQLIEADEADYKLIARKKRLQAQPEASEITINLDDLELFGSQAGLLVGNAGLDVPEFTAERHLTLAEPERFVKHFLKIFDLKRKPTAKEISLASGWISKYNLSVDDGKRVVEFAQTAAQKTGFEVQNLAGISQYIELAITTGGKSGKPTSSGKSSLLPFDEPAPVAVLTKEETAKETAYQVLERLSTEDQEQWCRRAREVLEKSDKRTLLRQIDKYDPTTRRETLLSNAAKFFADEILAQPGKRSRSRNDR